The Paenibacillus sp. MBLB1832 genome has a window encoding:
- a CDS encoding carbohydrate ABC transporter permease, with protein MRVHKSFAEQLFNIGNIAVMCLVCMTIIYPFWQQVVLSFSRPEDAQLIGLHLYTTHPTLDSFRRIFMGSTIYKAYYWTIVRTVLGTILTVGVTTMMAYPLAKVYLLGRKFWMWIVVFTMFFSGGLVPTYLLVKNLHLTNTIWSLVLPGLVSAWNIIIIRNFYYSIPDELEESARMDGAHDMYIFVRIIFPLSAPVIATVTLWTLVGNWNAWFDALMYITNNKIKVLQIVLREVLNDANQMSGANPSDVAELAGQQYTPESIKAAILMVVILPIVCVYPFLQKYFVKGIMVGAVKG; from the coding sequence ATGAGAGTACATAAAAGTTTTGCCGAGCAGCTTTTTAATATCGGGAATATAGCCGTCATGTGCCTGGTCTGTATGACGATTATCTATCCGTTCTGGCAGCAGGTTGTCCTGTCATTTAGCCGTCCTGAGGATGCCCAATTGATTGGTTTGCACCTCTACACCACTCATCCTACTTTAGATTCGTTCCGAAGAATTTTTATGGGCTCAACCATTTACAAGGCCTATTATTGGACAATCGTCCGCACGGTGCTCGGCACCATTCTAACGGTTGGTGTAACCACGATGATGGCCTATCCACTCGCGAAAGTGTACTTGCTCGGACGTAAATTTTGGATGTGGATTGTCGTATTCACGATGTTTTTCAGTGGTGGCCTGGTGCCGACGTATCTGCTAGTGAAAAATCTGCACTTGACCAATACGATCTGGTCGCTCGTTCTGCCCGGCCTTGTCAGTGCGTGGAACATCATAATTATACGGAACTTCTATTATTCCATCCCGGATGAATTGGAAGAGAGTGCAAGGATGGATGGAGCCCATGATATGTACATATTCGTCCGCATCATTTTTCCACTGTCTGCTCCTGTCATCGCTACCGTAACCTTATGGACGTTGGTAGGAAACTGGAATGCTTGGTTTGATGCGCTCATGTATATTACCAATAATAAGATTAAGGTTCTGCAGATTGTGCTTCGAGAGGTACTGAATGACGCTAACCAGATGTCGGGTGCGAACCCGTCAGATGTTGCGGAATTGGCAGGGCAGCAATATACACCGGAATCTATAAAAGCGGCCATCCTTATGGTTGTCATTCTTCCGATTGTCTGCGTATATCCCTTCTTGCAGAAGTATTTTGTCAAGGGAATCATGGTTGGGGCTGTTAAAGGCTGA